The following proteins come from a genomic window of Canis lupus dingo isolate Sandy chromosome 20, ASM325472v2, whole genome shotgun sequence:
- the LOC112665737 gene encoding 60S ribosomal protein L18a, whose protein sequence is MKASGTLREYKVVGRCLPTPKCHTPPLYRMRIFAPNHVVAKSRFWYFVSQLKKMKKSSGEIVYCGQVFEKSPLRVKNFGIWLRYDSRSGTHNMYREYRDLTTAGAVTQCYRDMGARHRARAHSIQIMKVEEIAASKCRRPAVKQFHDSKIKFPLPHRVLHRQHKPRFTTKRPNTFF, encoded by the coding sequence ATGAAGGCCTCGGGCACGCTGCGAGAGTACAAGGTGGTAGGGCGCTGTCTGCCCACCCCTAAATGTCACACTCCGCCCCTGTATCGGATGCGAATCTTTGCACCTAATCATGTTGTCGCCAAGTCCCGCTTCTGGTACTTTGTGTCTCAactgaagaagatgaagaagtcTTCTGGAGAAATTGTCTACTGTGGACAGGTGTTCGAGAAATCTCCCTTGCGGGTGAAGAACTTCGGCATCTGGCTGCGCTATGATTCACGCAGTGGCACCCACAACATGTACCGGGAATACCGGGATCTGACCACCGCAGGCGCCGTCACCCAGTGCTACCGAGACATGGGTGCCCGACACCGTGCCCGGGCCCACTCTATCCAGATCATGAAGGTGGAGGAGATTGCAGCCAGCAAGTGCCGCCGGCCAGCGGTCAAGCAGTTCCACGACTCCAAGATCAAGTTCCCACTGCCCCATCGGGTCTTGCATCGTCAGCACAAGCCACGCTTCACCACCAAGAGGCCCAACACTTTCTTTTAG